TCTCCGTACAACTCCCGGAAGTGGTCGCCAATCTCCGCGTACATCTTGTCGGTGACGGACTTCCGGCCGCGTAGGTGCGGGAGGTAGTGCGTCGCGATCTGGTACACGTGAGTGTCTACTGGCAAGGCTTCGAGGTGATGGAGGGACATTAGGCAGATACAATCGGCTACCTGGaaacatttttacaaaaaaaaatacaaaatttcttTATTGACAAATGGAGCAAGCAAGATTTACATAAGTGGGTTTGGGTACATACATTACAATATATTACTTAGTTTAACAGTAGTCTTCACACTAGGTCAAGCCTGTGTCGTGAGGACGTGAGTTATTTAGGCattaaaaagatttaaaaaaagaagAGAATTCCAGTGGAAATGCCAAAAGTAAACAAATCAACTTTCTATTCTTTATTTTCTTCACTTCCTAAAATAATATGATACACCAAAGAATAAGAGACAgaaatgaaatttttaatatggcttggctttccactcagaatcgcgagctctttcaatcctaataggagaaccaaagtgtcccaaggttttatTCCTATTCCGCtaccatttttcatacattttgtatggcggtaacgatTCCGTTACCGGTTTGAAAAATCTATGGAAGTCTTGGGACatattttttctcctattaggatcgaaagacctcgcgattctgatttCTTTTTTACAAGAAAAgtgaggtggacaactttgaaaaaaatggccctaatagttcttacatacatacattcatgcACCCTTAATAGTGGTAATTTATCTACAGCCAATTTTTTATCCATTTAGTCGCccctgaaataaaaataaaatctacatacatacatacatacaatcacgcctgtatcccataaaggggtaggcagagcacatgaaactactaaagcttcagtgccactcttggcaaataaggggttgaaagaaaacgaaactgtgacattgcagtgacaggttgccagcctctcgcctacaccacaatttaacccatatcccatagtcgccttgtacgacacccacgggaagaaagggggtggtgaaattcttaacccgtcaccacacaggcaaataaaatctaaatctaataataaatctctaattataactaattattattatgtcttaccatatctcgggaccatggggtcccggacttttgggaggcatgtgtggggccgaagccaacagcacagaggcccttttagacagtttaatctaaaggcaagggatacacctggcggataccatccccgagcgcacaatatgatacatccggagatggtccccgccaggtgtaaagactatttcagtgcagcacttttgtgttgcgatgggaactaaggtcataggctattgttgtgcaagttggatggactggataatggtctatggggggagactatcggacacctgccatgacaactagtctcaagattgtaaaagacaggcggtgactcgccaactcattgagtgggccctgcaaaacggccgcacgcatggtgcgacaacagagcaacacttattattataattattattatatctaattttaaataaaatctagattttcaaatATGAGCTTCACACACATACCTTAGGTCCAATTCCATGCAGTTTCATCAGCTCAACCTTCGCATCCTTGTATTTCATCTCCTTGAGCGACTTGAACCATTCCTCTCCCCCCCACTCAACTATCTGCGCTGCTGACTTCTGGATAAATTTGGCTCTGTAGCCGAACCCGAGCTCACGTAGTTGAGATTCCACCTGTAATTAAAAGAAGAattctaataattattatattaggaACTATTCCAACTTgaataataaaacaatatattacacAGAGTCCTACAGAGTACAGAGGCCGtgatatttcaatttcaattatttattcactCATGCATAAACTTACAGCTAGGGTGCCAAGGCGCTTATGCGGTAGatacaaaatatcattttatacAATCATAACTAGTACATTACAAGGTTCAAACAAAACATCAGAAAAATATCAGAGgtcgttacaaataaataaaataattgaagaTGTCAAACTTAAACCTaagtggaaaaaaaaacatttataaagtttaggAATTTTCCAACGAAGACTCCGATTCTGTCGTAGTATATATCAGCATCatgattaaaatttaaaaactcattaaACAGTGAGAGAGCTCTAGAAGTGGGAGCGTTCTATGTTCTTGCTATCTATAAGATTGAGCTATGAAACCCTCTATGAGGACCCTATGCAAGGTTGACCTGTAAGACGACTTTAAAAATTATGAGTGAGAACTTAAACACTTCCCAATTTTAATGTTCGAACATCATGCCCTCACCAGACAAAGAATAAAGAATTTCAGAGCAGTTGAAGATCTTAGATGTATTATCATATAGCCATAACTTACCTTTGGCTCACACAGTTTTTCAACTTCAGGAAAAGCATAGTAAGTTGTGCCCTCATGGCTGCAGATTTCTTCTCCATAGTTAGAACATAATTTCTCCACCATACTTGATATCCTGAAATACCATGAAACTAATGTTTATCTAGTGTGGGAAAATTCGTCTTTCCACAGTAATTAACCAAAAGCTGTGTTGTggatttaaaaaccggccaagagcgtgtcgggccacgctcagtgtagggttccgtagttttccgtatttttctcaaaaactactgaacctatcaagttcaaaacaattttcctagaaagtctttataaagttctacttttgtgatttttttcatattttttaaacatatggttcaaaagttagagggggggggacacacttttttttcctttaggagcgattatttccgaaaatataaataatatcaaaaaaccatcttagcaaaccctcattgatttttaaatacctatccaacaatatatcacatgttagggttggaatgaaaaaaaaattcagcccccactttacatgtagggggagtaccctaataaaacatttttttttattttttatttttgcactttgttggcgtgattgatatacatattggtaccaaatttcagctttctagtgctaacagttactgagattatccgcggacggacggacggacggacggacggacggacggacggacggacggacggacggacggacggacggacggacggacggacggacggacagacagacatggcgaaactataagggttcctagttgactacggaaccctaaaaatggagaGCGTAGGGAGTGCGAAAAATTTTCATTCATTCCTGACCCCTCTTGCCCATTTGGTACTGTGCGCGACCaagcaatgtattttttttttatcaggaCTTCTCTTCATTTACGCTTTTGGTGTTACCATTAGGCGCCTAGAGCGGCTGCTCCACCCGCTCTACCCATAATCCGGCCCGGGTGATTTGCTTAGTTTTGCAAAGTGTTCCATAAGATGGCATAGCCTAACCTGCACTGTGATGTGAAAGGTCACATAAAAGATTAACAAAATTTACTACaatcaaagaggattgagtattatatagttactgtcgaagtaaaatgtgtaaccacagtgcatagactgctatctcttgagacaggcttaaaacttttgaacctcagttttgacaatttcgaCCATATtcctagcttgatatgtgttaaaatgtcaaatattaatattagagcagcaaagtttttttttatctagccgagcgtcccccgaaggtgtaaagccatctaggccaccgtaccttttcctgtatggtactgaggtacgtttttttctttacgactttatctgtctatacggagttacatatgtctttgctacaaCTTACAATTTTActaacataaattaaataaaaacattgaaaacttTGAAATACCACATGTGAAATTGAACAAACCTTGATATGTGATTATTCTGGCTGCAAATAAACGAAAACAGGTTCTCCACGGGCTCCTGCGCCAACATCCTAGTGCCGTAGAACTGCTGCCCGGCCGTTTTAAACAGCTCGTCACTCTCTGACCACTTCTTGTAATAACTCCCCAAGTCTACCTCCAAGCGAAAATATTTCTCCAACAAACTCGTAAATAACCCGTTCTCATTTACCTCTGCTTTGTTCTTAActtcttttgttttattttttgtagttttattATGCAGAGAACCTAAGACTTGGTAATGTAAGCAATCATCTTTTTGACGCAATTTCCACACTGTTTTTGAGAAAACTCCGATCCATTCATCACTTTCTTGATTATACGTCCATCTACAATAAGGTAATTCAGAATATAATTGTATAAATTCACAAGAATACACAACATTTAAACTGACATCTATTTACCTGAAGCTTTGACCTCCATTGAGGGTTCCGATCAATTGAACCTCTCGATGTTTACACATAATTTTGTTCCAAGACATTTTGTCTAACAATTACTCAATTGTTATTTGATAAATtcaaatatttcatttaaatacAATAAACAGCGTTGAAACCGCGCGTAAACACGTTGGTTTGAAGTCTAACtaaactgtcaatgtcactgtaaTTGTCTGTGTCAAACATAGATTTAGACAAGCCCCCCTAAtaaaaattcgtgtaaaatgcatatactcatccttgacttccttatgacttagataatgtattgaaaaaggatgaatatatgctagttatttctctttttggtaggtggtccctggttttgtgttagctagggatgttattttgtcgattcaattatcgataaaatgtgcacttacttacgttctcaccttaaaaataatataaacgttatatatataaaagtaacgaaaacatacatatagttttgaatttagtttaacggaagcagaagcgaaaccggaaccagaagcggaacttatagatgttaaaaacgaaaagaaaaataccacataggtataacataaacgaaaactaattaaattacctagaacttttaggtgtttactgttcagcctgtaatcagcagtttgtaaatcaggccacttaggttttaaaaacgaaaagaaaagtaacCTGATTATATCAGTAAGTATAccatcttaagtatatcattcattacaatccaaatatttaaatcaccttgaactttaagatgtttagttgtttactcactaaaaatcacataagaatctttttaaacctttattatgccgtaaaaggttttagaaacgaaaagaaaacttactcgttaggtagtataatataatccaaaactaaccagtaaacgtaatatgtataattgttagcacacaattaaatttttaaattaaatggagtgattgtaaaagaagtaaactgtatttaataaacaaccactgaatagttgttcactcgctactaactaggtggacaggacaaatattggcgcgcaatggaatgaaacgattaatgtttagtatcgcaaCACGTGgcagcggagagatgagcgaatgacaggtataaacctgttggtctttgagtTGCGCCGCtaatgtcccaccgtcgcgctaggttccgacatccgctataacttccgtttgaaaaataacagaaccggaacagaagcggatgtctaaaacaaaacggaagttctgcagaaacggaagcagaagcagagctccgttacatccctggtcaagacgaccattgaagtcgcgctaaaaattcgaaccaatataatacgactatgtacagttgtcaaagatggagaccgagtgtgaaatgacaaacgtatatttaattttgccgtataataaatggaccccaggtccgttttgacaCCAGTATTTAGGGACAACCTtcgagaaaacgaaagaagttgtggaattttgtctcattcgctcatataaaaaaggtaatagtgtggtttgagtaagatacatgtcaccgagctcttattttagcgtggcttccatgctttagttatacttccgtggattagggccagttgcatcaaccacatttgacagacacatcatcgtcacgcacacagaattagatttagatagaagaaacgagttcat
This region of Leguminivora glycinivorella isolate SPB_JAAS2020 unplaced genomic scaffold, LegGlyc_1.1 Scaffold10, whole genome shotgun sequence genomic DNA includes:
- the LOC125242183 gene encoding N-glycosylase/DNA lyase-like, whose protein sequence is MSWNKIMCKHREVQLIGTLNGGQSFRWTYNQESDEWIGVFSKTVWKLRQKDDCLHYQVLGSLHNKTTKNKTKEVKNKAEVNENGLFTSLLEKYFRLEVDLGSYYKKWSESDELFKTAGQQFYGTRMLAQEPVENLFSFICSQNNHISRISSMVEKLCSNYGEEICSHEGTTYYAFPEVEKLCEPKVESQLRELGFGYRAKFIQKSAAQIVEWGGEEWFKSLKEMKYKDAKVELMKLHGIGPKVADCICLMSLHHLEALPVDTHVYQIATHYLPHLRGRKSVTDKMYAEIGDHFRELYGELAGWAHTVLFCADLKKFQQNGDEECVKPKKRKK